The following coding sequences lie in one Arachis stenosperma cultivar V10309 chromosome 5, arast.V10309.gnm1.PFL2, whole genome shotgun sequence genomic window:
- the LOC130980399 gene encoding uncharacterized protein LOC130980399: MEPPPTPNNQPSSSNALPSQPLPNPKGGINAITLRSSTTLQERSPEEPSSRENIRAEDVIEVEDVEEEDEVQDAVEEEVAQPRNGVSKEEDVMREAIPIPFSHLARRTKKQVELDPKMMEIFKKIEVTIPLFDTIRQVPKYVKFLKDLCMNKDKIHDLETIPLGSSISALMGAIPEKCGDSGPYMVTCTIGGCFEAPTLDKIGSTFCLADKSIISVFGIAEDVLVSIKGLTFPIDFYILEMSPNYSGRPSSILLGRPFLKTSRFKLDAFSGTYSFEIDERAVSFNLDEAMKHPPEDHSIF; encoded by the exons ATGGAACCACCACCTACTCCCAACAATCAACCTTCAAGCTCTAATGCACTTCCCTCTCAACCTTTACCTAACCCTAAGGGTGGAATCAATGCCATCACTTTAAGGTCCAGCACCACATTGCAAGAGAGGAGCCCCGAGGAGCCAAGCTCAAGAGAAAACATTCGGGCTGAAGATGTCATTGAGgtagaagatgttgaagaggaagatgaaGTACAAGATGCGGTTGAAGAAGAAGTTGCTCAACCAAGGAATGGAGTATCCAAGGAAGAAGATGTTATGAGAGAAGCCATTCCCATCCCTTTTTCACATCTTGCTAGGAGGACAAAGAAGCAAGTGGAGCTAGACCCTAAGATGATGGAAATCTTCAAAAAGATTGAGGTAACTATTCCCCTTTTTGATACTATTCGCCAGGTACCTAAGTATgttaagtttctaaaagatttgtgcATGAATAAGGATAAAATACATGatttagaaactattcctttaggtagctCTATTTCTGCTTTAATGGGTGCTATACCAGAGAAATGTGGTGATTCTGGTCCTTACATGGTTACTTGTACTATAGGAG GATGCTTTGAGGCTCCAACCCTTGATAAGATCGGCAGCACATTTTGTTTGGCAGATAAGAGCATAATCTCGGTTTTTGGCATTGCTGAAGACGTCTTGGTGAGCATTAAGGGGTTGACATTCCCTATAGACTTCTATATTTTAGAGATGTCCCCTAATTACTCAGGAAGACCTTCGTCCATCTTgcttggaagaccatttttgaAGACTTCACGGTTCAAATTAGATGCCTTCTCGGGTACATACTCATTTGAGATAGATGAAAGAGCAGTGAGCTTCAACCTAGATGAAGCTATGAAGCACCCACCGGAAGATCACTCCATCTTCTAG
- the LOC130979654 gene encoding cytochrome P450 71D8-like has translation MEAESSTLLVPTFFLLILFSFVVKYYKSKTKPTHKLPPGPWKLPLIGNFHQVAQAGPLPHRSLRELAKKYGPFMHLKLGENSTVVISSAKLAKEVLKTYDGSFQKRPLLAAVPTLVYGPADIVFSPSGDYWRDMRKICTLELLSKKKVQSLAFIREAEMERTIQKIRESAGSRINLSDMIFHLISVTVYRAAFGNSNMDHSEFILLIKEAMQILGGFHWGDLFPSIKPLFYLSGLKSKVENLHERLDRFMEDIIKEHQKKQTEGRTDVEEEDLVDVLLRVQQSGSLQTNLTITNVKAVIGDIFAAGMDTSAATLEWGMSEMMKNPRVMAKLQAELREALKGKKTIQESDIEELSYLKLVVKETLRLHCPTPLLIPRECTEETNIHGYDIPVKTRVMVNVWAIGRDPQYWHDAESFIPERFEDSSLDYKGNNFEYLPFGGGRRICPGMNFGVASITLPLALLLYHFNWQLPDGMKPEDLDMTEVPGLAIARKHPLCVIATPSQP, from the exons ATGGAAGCTGAATCCTCCACCTTGCTTGTTCCTACGTTTTTTCTGTTGATACTGTTTTCTTTTGTTGTGAAATATTACAAGTCAAAAACGAAGCCCACTCATAAATTACCACCTGGTCCATGGAAATTACCCCTCATTGGTAACTTCCATCAAGTTGCACAAGCGGGACCACTGCCACACCGTTCTCTCAGAGAACTAGCAAAAAAATATGGACCCTTCATGCACCTCAAACTGGGTGAAAACTCCACAGTAGTTATATCTTCTGCTAAGCTAGCGAAGGAGGTACTCAAAACCTACGATGGATCTTTTCAAAAGAGGCCTCTTCTTGCTGCTGTTCCAACTCTAGTATATGGCCCTGCAGATATTGTATTCTCTCCCTCCGGCGATTACTGGAGAGACATGCGCAAGATATGTACTCTGGAACTTTTGAGTAAGAAAAAGGTTCAGTCTCTGGCTTTTATAAGAGAAGCAGAGATGGAAAGAACCATCCAGAAGATCCGTGAATCTGCGGGTTCACGGATCAATCTGTCTGACATGATTTTCCACTTGATAAGTGTAACTGTCTACAGGGCTGCCTTTGGTAACTCCAACATGGACCATAGTGAGTTTATCCTTCTCATCAAAGAAGCAATGCAAATCTTGGGAGGGTTTCACTGGGGGGATTTGTTTCCTTCAATCAAACCTCTGTTTTATTTGAGTGGATTGAAGTCAAAGGTGGAGAATCTGCACGAGAGACTTGATAGATTCATGGAGGACATCATAAAGGAGCATCAAAAGAAGCAAACAGAAGGTAGGACCGACGTTGAAGAGGAAGACCTTGTTGATGTTCTGTTGAGAGTTCAGCAAAGTGGGAGTCTCCAGACCAACCTAACAATCACAAACGTCAAAGCTGTCATTGGG GACATATTCGCTGCTGGAATGGATACCTCGGCAGCAACATTAGAATGGGGCATGTCAGAAATGATGAAAAACCCAAGAGTGATGGCAAAGTTACAAGCTGAATTAAGAGAAGCACTTAAAGGAAAGAAAACAATTCAAGAAAGTGATATTGAAGAACTAAGTTACTTGAAGCTAGTGGTGAAGGAGACACTAAGGTTACACTGTCCAACTCCATTGTTGATCCCTAGAGAATGCACTGAAGAAACCAACATTCATGGGTATGATATACCAGTGAAGACGAGAGTGATGGTGAACGTGTGGGCAATTGGAAGAGATCCCCAATATTGGCATGATGCTGAGAGTTTCATACCTGAGAGATTTGAAGATAGTTCATTGGATTACAAAGGGAATAACTTTGAGTATTTACCATTTGGGGGAGGAAGAAGAATCTGTCCTGGTATGAATTTTGGTGTGGCCAGCATTACACTTCCTTTGGCTCTCTTACTTTACCATTTCAATTGGCAACTCCCCGATGGAATGAAGCCTGAGGATCTCGACATGACTGAAGTCCCTGGCTTGGCAATTGCAAGAAAACATCCCTTGTGCGTCATTGCCACTCCTTCTCAACCATAA